Proteins encoded together in one Altererythrobacter epoxidivorans window:
- a CDS encoding pectate lyase, whose amino-acid sequence MSAPQQVFAHPADPTQGGNGGRIVKVTTLAKDGPGSLAAALAEKGKRVIVFEVGGAIDLERSSLSIAEPYVTIAGQTAPSPGITLLRGGIDVKTHDVKLQHLRVITGADGQAKRSGWEADAFSTAAAARVVIENCTFMWAIDENMSASGPRFTGNTVEEWRAGTSHDIVFRLNLAAEGLADSSHPKGEHSKGSLVHDNATGIVFDRNIWAHNVERSPLVKGGAQVLMVNNVIYNPQHRAVHYNLMDLEWAGHEPVTGEITAVGNVMRGGNDTDDGLPFLMLGGVGDLAWYSRDNRAVDRHGNPLPMFGRYGETGAELIESEAPLASLDGYDILASGDVETTVLATAGARPWDRGAEEIRVLFFIAEGRGDIIDDESEVGGYPVIESSAAPFDAKAWDLATMTPKSRVYPGQKAGAQEHLSPRDRLMRTSGQ is encoded by the coding sequence GTGTCCGCACCACAACAAGTTTTCGCCCATCCGGCAGATCCGACGCAGGGCGGCAACGGCGGCCGCATCGTCAAGGTAACCACCTTGGCGAAGGATGGCCCGGGCAGTCTTGCGGCCGCGCTGGCCGAAAAAGGCAAGCGCGTGATCGTGTTCGAAGTGGGCGGCGCCATCGACCTTGAACGGTCCAGCCTCTCGATCGCCGAACCCTATGTTACGATCGCGGGGCAGACGGCCCCTTCCCCCGGCATCACGCTCTTGCGCGGCGGGATCGACGTCAAAACCCATGACGTGAAGCTCCAGCATCTGCGCGTGATCACGGGCGCCGATGGCCAGGCCAAGCGTAGCGGCTGGGAAGCCGACGCCTTCTCGACCGCAGCCGCAGCCCGCGTGGTGATCGAAAATTGCACCTTCATGTGGGCGATCGACGAAAACATGTCGGCATCGGGCCCACGATTCACCGGCAACACTGTCGAGGAATGGCGTGCCGGAACCAGTCACGACATCGTTTTCCGTCTCAACCTCGCAGCTGAAGGTCTCGCCGATTCGAGCCACCCCAAGGGCGAACATTCGAAAGGCTCGCTGGTCCACGACAATGCGACCGGGATCGTGTTCGATCGCAATATCTGGGCCCACAATGTCGAACGCAGCCCGCTCGTCAAAGGCGGCGCCCAGGTCCTCATGGTCAATAACGTCATCTATAACCCGCAGCACCGGGCCGTGCATTACAACCTGATGGATCTCGAGTGGGCGGGACATGAGCCTGTGACCGGCGAAATTACCGCAGTCGGCAATGTCATGCGCGGCGGAAACGACACGGACGACGGCTTGCCCTTCCTGATGCTCGGCGGTGTGGGCGACCTCGCCTGGTACAGCCGCGACAACCGGGCGGTCGATCGTCACGGCAACCCTCTCCCGATGTTTGGCCGTTATGGCGAAACAGGCGCTGAACTGATCGAATCCGAAGCCCCTCTCGCATCGCTTGATGGATATGACATTCTTGCGAGCGGCGATGTCGAAACCACCGTGCTTGCCACGGCCGGCGCGCGTCCCTGGGATCGCGGCGCCGAGGAAATTCGCGTACTATTCTTCATTGCAGAGGGCCGCGGCGATATCATCGACGATGAAAGCGAAGTCGGTGGCTATCCCGTTATCGAAAGCAGCGCTGCACCCTTCGATGCCAAGGCATGGGACCTCGCCACCATGACCCCGAAATCGCGGGTCTATCCGGGTCAGAAGGCAGGGGCACAAGAGCATCTTTCGCCGCGCGATCGGCTGATGCGCACGAGCGGCCAGTGA